The segment TTTATGGAATTATAACAAGGGCCGTAATATCACCGGCGAGCATTGGACGAGCGAACTGTCGCCGTATTTGCATTTCGGCCACCTCAGCGCGATGGAAGCGGCCCTGGCGGTGTTGCAGGCGGAGGCGCCGGCGGAGTGTATTGATGCCTTTCTCGAAGAGCTGATCGTACGCCGTGAGTTATCCTACAATTTCTGCCACTTCAATCCGCAACACGCCGCGCTCGAAGCGCTGCCGGCGTGGGCGCGGCAAACGCTTTTTGCCCACGGAAAAGACCAACGGCCTCATCTTTATTCTCCCGAGCAACTCGAAGCGGCGGAGACGCACGACGAAATTTGGAATCTCGCGCAGCGCGAGCTGCTGGCAACAGGAAAAATTCACAACTACGTGCGGATGTTGTGGGGCAAAAAAATTATTGAATGGAGCCGGACGCCGCAAGAGGCGTTGGAAACGATGATTCGCCTGCACCATCGTTATGCGCTCGATGGCCGCAATCCAAACACCTACACCGGCATTCTCTGGTGTTTCGGCAAACATGACCGCGCCTGGGGGCCGCAGCGTCGAGTCTTCGGTCTTGTGCGCTACATGAGTTCCGATAACACTCGGCGCAAAATCAATTTGCCGGCGTACAAGGCTTGGGTGGAAAGTTGTGAAAAACAAATTTGAAGTTCGACTTGGGCACAACGAATTTTCAAAATTTGCAAAATCCCATTGCCCAAGTCAGGCTTTGCCTATCCTTCATTTTTATGAGCGAATCAGTCATCCTCGTCGATGAGTACGATAATCAAATCGGCGTTGAAGAAAAACTCACAGCTCATCGCGAAGGCAGGTTGCACCGCGCCTTTTCGGTTTTCATTTTCAATGATCAAGGCGAAATGCTTTTGCAGAAACGCGCCGCCAACAAGTATCACTCCGGCGGGCTGTGGACGAACGCCTGTTGCAGCCATCCGCGCCCCGGGGAAACAGTTGAGCAGGCAGCGCGCCGGCGTTTGCGCGAGGAAATGGGGTTTGATTGCGGTTTGAAAAAAGCCTTTCATTTTATTTATAAAGCCGATCTCGACGGCGATTTGATCGAGCATGAATTTGACCATGTTTTTATCGGCCATTACAACGGCGCCATTTCTCCCGACGCCAGCGAAGTCGCGGAATATCGCTGGATCGGAGCACAGGCCTTGCGCAACGCTGTAAAAGAATCGCAGGAAAATTATACGGTGTGGTTCAAGCTGGCGTTTGAGCGCGCGTTGAAATTTGAAGCAACGAATCGGTGACGCCAGGCGTCTTTTTGAAGGCTTTTGTGAAGGGCTGGAAATAACAAACGCAACCACCGGGCATGAACGCGAATAAAAATCAGCATGCGCTTGCGTTTATTGGCGGTTTCAGAAAAATAAGCAAGTTCCTTGGTGGATTAACAGCAGGAGACAGAGATGAAAAAGGCCGGTTTGATTTTGCTGAGCATTTTGCTGGCGACCTCGGCGCACGGGCAAGGCAAAAACGCCAATGCGATCACCGCGGCGCAGTTGCGCGATTATCTCACCTTCATCGCGGCGGATGAAATGGAAGGCCGCGACACGCCGTCACGCGGTTTGAACACGGCGGCCAATTTTTTGGCGATGCAACTCTCGCGCTGGGGGCTTACGCCGATTGGTGACGATGGTACGTACTTTCAAAAGATCGCACTGCAGCGCCGGCGCACCGATCCGGCGCTAACCCGCGCCGAGGTCAACGGCCGGCCGTTTCATTACGGCGCTGATTTTCTCAGTCATGAGGCAACGCCGGGAGCGGCGACCGGCGCCTTGGTGTACGTCGGACATGGCTGGCTGATCAAATCAAAAAATCTCAATCCGTACGAAGGGCTCGACCTCAAGGACAAGATCGTCGTGTTCTTGAGCGGTTTGCCGAAAGGGATTTCATTTTGGGAAATTCGCGGCCGTCAGGGTGATGATTTGGCATCGCCGATGACGTATGCTGCCAAACACGGCGCCAAAGGCGCGATTGCGATCCCGAATTTTCAGTCTCTCGCCACCTGGGAGCGCAATCGCCGCCATGCCGTGGAAAACGGCTCGGTGGTCGTGGAGAAATTTCAGCAGAGCAATGAGGTTTCGATTCCCGCCATCACGGCCTCGCCGCGCCTGCTCAATGCCTTGTTTGAAGGAGAAAAAGAAAGTGCGGCGACGATCTTCAACCGCGGCCTCGGCGGCGAGGCGGTGGCGTCATTCGAATTGAAACCGGATAAAAAAGCGAGCTTCACCATCGGCATTAAATCTGATCGGGTTTTCACGCAGAACGTTGTCGCGGTGCTCGAAGGCAGCGATGCGAAGCTCAAAAACGAATACGTGGCGATTGGCGCGCATTACGATCACGTCGGCATCGGCACGCCGGCACAGGGCGATTCGATTTACAACGGTGCGGACGACGACGGCTCCGGCACCGTGGCGGTGTTGGCGATCGCGGAGGCTTTCGCGGCCGGACCGCGTCCGAAACGCTCCATTCTCTTTGTCTGGCATTGCGGCGAGGAGAAGGGCTTGTGGGGCTCGCGTTATCTCATGGAAAACCCGCTGGTGCCGCTGCCGCAAATCGTGGCGCAGCTCAATATCGACATGATTGGCCGCAGCAAAAAATCCGGCGATGCCAATCCGGAAAACGCCGAGCTGGCCGGCGCGAACGAAGTTTATGTCATCGGCTCGAAAATGATGAGCACCGACCTGGGCGCTTTGAGCGA is part of the candidate division KSB1 bacterium genome and harbors:
- a CDS encoding M20/M25/M40 family metallo-hydrolase, coding for MKKAGLILLSILLATSAHGQGKNANAITAAQLRDYLTFIAADEMEGRDTPSRGLNTAANFLAMQLSRWGLTPIGDDGTYFQKIALQRRRTDPALTRAEVNGRPFHYGADFLSHEATPGAATGALVYVGHGWLIKSKNLNPYEGLDLKDKIVVFLSGLPKGISFWEIRGRQGDDLASPMTYAAKHGAKGAIAIPNFQSLATWERNRRHAVENGSVVVEKFQQSNEVSIPAITASPRLLNALFEGEKESAATIFNRGLGGEAVASFELKPDKKASFTIGIKSDRVFTQNVVAVLEGSDAKLKNEYVAIGAHYDHVGIGTPAQGDSIYNGADDDGSGTVAVLAIAEAFAAGPRPKRSILFVWHCGEEKGLWGSRYLMENPLVPLPQIVAQLNIDMIGRSKKSGDANPENAELAGANEVYVIGSKMMSTDLGALSERVNKSYLNLTFNYKYDDPNDPNRFFFRSDHFNYAQKGIPIIFYFTGVHEDYHQASDSSDKIDYHRMEKITRTIYATAWELANAKDRPRVDKKLPVELTAF
- the idi gene encoding isopentenyl-diphosphate Delta-isomerase; this translates as MSESVILVDEYDNQIGVEEKLTAHREGRLHRAFSVFIFNDQGEMLLQKRAANKYHSGGLWTNACCSHPRPGETVEQAARRRLREEMGFDCGLKKAFHFIYKADLDGDLIEHEFDHVFIGHYNGAISPDASEVAEYRWIGAQALRNAVKESQENYTVWFKLAFERALKFEATNR